In one window of Henckelia pumila isolate YLH828 chromosome 1, ASM3356847v2, whole genome shotgun sequence DNA:
- the LOC140876360 gene encoding uncharacterized protein, protein MDVPVVDVRFRPPEVNNSDLCEDSISLITQKFENYLKRRNKQKFGQQFKHPNFSAPENLLRVSPTREPSRPRYVVNHESNTKYFDYVQCRECKGYGHYAIECANRFHKGMTMFLSDDDSDRDQEQNDEEDHISLAALLKAKKCFQVNPLGVASSVATPSRNTSEKSVCLNTSTLGNFGDQEAVNDDITLECVQELYEELYADRIKRNNLNTALSKENYDLKSTMAKLEVILGKKNLEFCKDKGELEKVTLNLAKYNSSTSKLDFIMGKDGKVGLGLVNRVFEVGESSKPTVFVKKGSNTSSTSIVAPSFKNSPSKECVPPQMPKQ, encoded by the coding sequence ATGGACGTGCCGGTTGTTGACGTCAGATTTCGACCACCAGAAGTCAATAATTCAGATTTATGTGAAGATTCAATTTCTTTGATCACccaaaagtttgaaaattatttgaaaagaaGAAACAAACAAAAATTTGGACAACAATTTAAGCACCCTAATTTTTCTGCTCCTGAAAATCTGTTGAGGGTGTCACCTACTCGAGAACCATCTCGACCAAGGTATGTTGTTAATCATGAATCTAATACCAAGTATTTTGATTATGTGCAATGCAGGGAATGCAAAggatatggacactatgcaattgAATGTGCAAATCGATTCCACAAAGGTATGACTATGTTCTTGAGTGATGATGACTCTGACAGAGATCAAGAACAGAATGATGAAGAAGATCATATCTCCCTGGCTGCATTGTTGAAAGCAAAGAAATGTTTTCAAGTCAACCCACTGGGTGTTGCCTCCAGTGTTGCAACACCAAGTCGCAATACCAGTGAAAAATCAGTTTGCTTGAATACATCTACTCTTGGTAATTTTGGTGATCAGGAAGCTGTCAATGATGATATAACTCTAGAGTGTGTACAGGAACTTTATGAGGAGTTGTatgctgatcggatcaaacgGAATAATTTGAACACAGCTCTCTCTAAAGAAAATTATGATTTGAAGTCTACCATGGCCAAGCTTGAAGTGATTCTAGGTaagaaaaatcttgaattctGCAAGGATAAGGGGGAGCTTGaaaaggtaactctaaatcttGCTAAGTATAATTCAAGTACATCTAAGCTTGATTTTATAATGGGTAAAGATGGTAAGGTTGGTCTAGGGTTAGTTAACAGAGTGTTTGAAGTTGGAGAATCATCAAAACCAACTGTGTTTGTGAAAAAAGGTAGCAATACTTCTAGCACATCCATTGTCGCTCCGTCATTCAAAAATTCTCCATCAAAAGAGTGTGTTCCTCCTCAAATGCCAAAGCAATGA